The genomic region CCGCTCGCCGGAGTCCCGGGAGACCACCGGGGCGCAGTAGACGCAGTCGCGGCGCTCGCACCCCTTGGTCACCAACTTGATCCCGCACAAGCACTTCACCGCCAGCTGAGTGGTCTCGCAGCGTTGCGCGCTTTTCCGTGCTTTCGAGATAAGGGAAGCAACGTCGGCGAACGCCTCCGGGTTCCACTTCGGCGCCTTCTGAATGCGCCTCGCCTTCGCTCCAACCTCGCGCCCGCAGTCGGGATCCGAGCAGTCGGACGCCATACGGTCGGTGACGACCCGCGGGCGCGCCCACCGGGCGAGCCGATTCTCAAGGCGATCGCGCGGTACGGCCCTGGCGCGGCCCAGGAAGCCCGTGCCGGCGTCGAAGGCGTCACGGGCCGCCCAGGCCGGCTCGAAGCCGCTGGCGAGCTCGGCGGCCTCCGTGGCGCGCGCCACCGCGCGCATCTCCATCGCCTCGAGCGTCTCCCGGTGCTCGAGCTCCTCGGCCGCGTAGGCGTTCCAGGCGTAGACCTGGCGCTCCTTCGGGCCGGTGCGCTCCGGCTCCTCCCGGCGCGGCGCGCGGACGGGCCGCACCGGGAAGAGCGAGCGCTGCGGGGTAGCGGCCTCGGAGATCACGGCGCCGGCGGCTCCCGAGTGAGCGTCACGCGGAGCTGCTCGCCGGCGTGGAACGTGGCGAAGACCGCGTCCCCGGTGTCGTTCACGATCTCGATGAACTCGCAGGCGTACTCGATGACCTGGCGCTCGCCGTTGAGCAGGTGAACGGTGACGGGCTCTTCCGGCAGGGCGCCGAAGAGAACGAGCAGGGGATTCGTCACCCGACCACCTCTTCCGGCATGCCGAGCAGCTCGCGCGCCAGCGCGTCGAGGCGAAGCGGCTTGGGGGGAGGGGACCAGCGGCGGACGACGGCGGCGAGCGCGGCCGAGAGCTCGAGCTCGCGCGCCTGACGCTCGAGCGCGGGCGCCTCGAGCACCGCCCTGTGGGCGAGCTCGAGGCGCCGCACGTCGGCGACGACCAGGTGCCGGACGTGGACCACGTCGGGCGAGCTCACCGCGCCCTCGTGCGGGCGGCGGGGTGGTCCGGATGGCGCGCGAAGAACGCGACGTTCATCCGCGCCACCTGCGAGCAGTACGCGCGCCAGGGCTTGATGGTGAACCAGGGGGCGAGCGCCATCAGGTGCTCCACCTCCTCGTAGCGGTCGCGCGCCTTCTCCACGTCGGCGAACGCAGAGAGGAGCTCGGCCTCGGTTCCCACCGCGTATCGAGGCGGCGCCGGCGTCGCGGGCCGGAGCGACCACAGGACGGCAAGGGCCGACGTGATGAAGTAGACGAGGACGGTGGCGGCGGCCGCAGAGGCGAGCGCGCTCACGGCGTCGGCTCCGGGTGATCGCTCCAGGCCACCGCAAAGGCCTTGAGGACGCCGCCGATCCGCTCGGCCTCCTCGGGGGTGAGGTCGCGCGGGACCGTCAACGAGCTGTCGACGGCCATGTGGCTCGAGGACTCGGCCCGCAGCGGCACCTGGTGGGTGAGCATCACGGGGTACTTCTTCGCGTCGTTCATCGGACCCCTCCGTTCCTGGGAACTCGCTGGTGTTCCGGAACGAGCGGCTCGAGCTCGTCCGCGGTGGCCTCGTCGCCGGCGAGGACGGCGGCGAGGTAGGCAGCTCGCACGCCGTCGGCGGCGCTCTGCTCGGTCATCAGGGCGGTGGCCTGGCGCTGCGCCATCGCGTTCTCGCGGACGGCGAAGAGCTCGGCCGCGAGCGCGTCGAGCGCGAACTGGTGGCGCAGCCTGGCGGCGCGGAGCGCAGCCTCGGCGTCGGCGCGCGCGATGCTGCCGACGAGCTCGGCGCCGGCGGTCTCGGCCGCGGCGATCGCGTCGGCAAGGGCGAGCTGCACCTCGACGACCTCGGGCGGCTGAGCAGCCACCCGGGCGATGTTCACGGCGGCCGCCTTCGCGGCGCGCACGTTGTAGGAGGCCCCGGCCGCCTGGGGGGCGGCCGCGACCACGGGGCACGGGGCGCGCATTTAGCGCCTCCCGTCCGGGAATTGCCGCGCAATCGGCCGGTGCGCGGCTGGATTGCGCGGAGCAAACGGGCGCGGGACCTGGTGCTCGGGGAGTCTCGCCGCGGCGGCGACGAACGGCAGGGCGCTCGTGCGGACGGTGGCGCCCACGCTCGAGCCTACAGAGCGGAGCACGCGGCGGCAGCTCGGGCAGGTTACGAGCTCGCCCGGCCGGACGCCGGCCGAACAGGCGGCGTGCGAGCTCGCGCAGGTGCCGGAGCTGCCAGGTCCCCCGCGGACTGAGGAACTGACAACTCCGGCACCCCCCCGGGACGCGAGATATCGACCCCGCGCACTCCCGCCCCCCGACTCGGGATTCCGGCCGGGGGGGTTAACCCCCTGTGACCGTGAGTCCGATAATATGGATTATGTCAACTAGGCGCGGGGCCGGGTCGGCGCGGAGAACCGCTGGAAACACGGGCCCTTCCGCCGGCTCAGCCGTCCTTCCCCGGTCGCCTGCCCCGGTGCTCGCAGAGCCCGTCGCGCGCCAGCACCTTCACGATGCGCGGCGTGCCGTGGGCGTCGGCGACGGCGCACGGGCAGCGGCCGGCGGTCTCGCAAGCGAGCCGCTCCTCCATCGCCGCGAGCGCGTCGGCGAGCTCCCGCTTCACGCGCCGCAGCCGCTCGATCCGCTGCTGCGCCTGGTCGAGGTGCGTGCTCAGGAGCTCGTGGCAGCGGCCGGCGAACTCGGCCGCGGTGGCGCACCCGGAGCGCAGGTCGAGCACCGCCTTGATCTCGCCGAGCCCGAGTCCGAGCTCGCGCAGGTCCCCGATGAGCCGGAGCCGCTCGAGATCCTCGCCGGTGTAGCGCCGGTGGCCGCCCTCCGACACCTGGGCCGGCTTGAGCAGCCCCTGCTCCTCGTAGAAGCGGATGGTCCGCACCGTGGCGCCGGTCGCCCGGGCCAGGTCGCCGGACGTGAGCTGGGCGCCTCCCATGCGCCGGGATCGCTAACCGGGCCCGCGCGCCCTGTCAACGCTGGCGCGGGGCGGCTCAGCTCCCGCGGAGCAGGTCGCGGGCGATGACCAGCCGCTGGATCTCGCTCGTCCCCTCGTAGAGCGTCTGCACCCGGGCGTCCCGGAACAGCCGCTCGACCGGGAAGGCGTCGGTGTAGCCG from Anaeromyxobacter paludicola harbors:
- a CDS encoding helix-turn-helix domain-containing protein encodes the protein MGGAQLTSGDLARATGATVRTIRFYEEQGLLKPAQVSEGGHRRYTGEDLERLRLIGDLRELGLGLGEIKAVLDLRSGCATAAEFAGRCHELLSTHLDQAQQRIERLRRVKRELADALAAMEERLACETAGRCPCAVADAHGTPRIVKVLARDGLCEHRGRRPGKDG